One stretch of Tepiditoga spiralis DNA includes these proteins:
- a CDS encoding MG2 domain-containing protein: MKKSINFIIFILFITINYAYVYISGNNVILPNQKIKIIGNNENQIMMKVYKIIYPEKIFLEGYPLEKVSKRFVMDKIITGKKIEYSFKISEPGYYFITFEKNNKIISSGQVMVTNVDFINIYDGKNLFVKTYDSNGNNVKADIYLITDKIEKFSNISELKMKIMNLKKIVVKYKNSYRFTRVYKIWKSYKDNPVKIITDRNIYKPGQTVKFKILSFLKNNNVYNLSNIQKISYKIKDPSNIDIKTNEIETKNGMYDGSVFISKDAPLGYYNIELTCNNEKYYYGFYVQDYEKPEYKINISSDKTEYYLNDTINFKINLEYYNGNPVGNAKIAFYIYANNYPNSQLAFSGINYTNEKGVLNIPVKINKKIEGDYTLKIITIDENQRQLKDEFSVKVYSGNYKITSDKGYYTSLPNKDITISGTVTDRKNIFQNGTIKLFTEDSTLISTAQVLNGRYTIKANFKKEKYYNLKLLYKNSEKSLNIYISNNVKVQKKLINNFKKMGNEITFDVSRIKGNGVFILSGNNLYDIKIFNEKNTSYTFKLPKNTLERNLFLNAIIFTKNGIYKDSKEIDLNKINSLKYNYTLKLEKNLYKPKENIKLSIDAEQDGIFLLNVVDESLYAISKDNTRLLESLYPKLYSPSILINTGNSYIYFPYSAKYFDIEQSHKFASYKKSEEVKVNTREYFPETALWLTVKTKNKHAEINFKNPDTLTTWRITSYGISNEKMQKQSIKYKTNLDFYIRPILPNFAIKGDTINFDIVVYNSLEKEITIPYKNISKNIINIYPESGQVTVSAKSNKVIHLQMKAINIGKEIIEFDYDKDIVKLPFEVKSQNLINEKIDLINTKSGYLVKKGSYYREFSIDSLIDDTLNYLSNYPYRCSEQTISTSYPLLIAYKNGYTVKNMDIIAKQAIQRLYKYQATDGGWGWWNYDSSNPELTAYVMEGIYELNKNYYISKSVINKGLEFLKKHINSGYIYYVLKLYGININYKPITIYDKVYYAFFNDTLSYVLNDIEEINDIAFLKYKDNNYYYSNVDINSALLKLLLKKDPNNPIIMKIFKYLIMQKKSYSWYSTKENARMLELLIKFKDNFKFGKEDIFKKAQEDTLIKNKYIEIKSVENINSNINNGIDLEKNLYKKINIPVSKDNKIQYVDAFININEKIIPTKVDFIETKFIVKNNLIIIKNNYEKGDWIIEPNLKIGYDGNFVYINNLKFKNIKEIQKTKDYIYLLNDDLIEYNTQTNKYKTILKNVYSFSILNNNPIAIIKLNEKFYVYFKDVYKKIDKYYNIDTLNNKIYLFRNNTYEYDFKENTLKKLFPVSGDKIININKNSITLNNIKFQGNENFIGAKNGSYKVTFENKKINLKNGDILKISLNLSSIIPNYINVEDRLPGNVQILKRYQEKVLQDNNKFYSYWYDAWDYWYSGREFRKDRVSFFSNGYTNGKFYYYFKFINSGKIKILPAFGSTMYWSGTYGTSKEYNLEVQ; this comes from the coding sequence ATGAAAAAAAGTATTAATTTTATTATTTTTATTTTATTTATAACTATTAACTATGCTTATGTTTATATTTCAGGAAATAATGTTATATTACCCAATCAAAAAATAAAGATAATTGGCAATAATGAAAATCAAATAATGATGAAAGTTTACAAGATAATATATCCAGAAAAAATATTTTTAGAAGGATATCCACTAGAAAAAGTATCTAAAAGATTTGTAATGGATAAAATTATAACTGGTAAAAAAATCGAATATTCTTTTAAAATATCTGAGCCTGGATATTATTTTATAACATTTGAAAAAAATAATAAAATTATTTCTTCTGGCCAAGTAATGGTAACAAATGTTGATTTTATAAATATTTATGATGGTAAAAATTTATTTGTTAAGACTTATGATTCTAATGGAAATAATGTAAAAGCGGATATTTACTTAATTACAGATAAAATTGAAAAATTCTCTAATATTTCAGAATTAAAAATGAAAATAATGAATTTAAAAAAAATCGTTGTAAAGTATAAAAATTCATATAGATTTACAAGAGTTTATAAAATATGGAAGTCTTATAAAGATAATCCTGTTAAAATAATAACCGATAGAAATATTTATAAACCAGGTCAAACAGTAAAATTTAAAATACTATCTTTTTTAAAAAATAATAATGTTTATAATTTATCCAATATTCAAAAAATATCCTATAAAATTAAAGATCCATCAAATATAGATATAAAAACTAATGAAATAGAAACTAAAAATGGTATGTATGATGGAAGTGTTTTTATAAGTAAAGATGCACCTCTTGGCTATTATAATATAGAATTAACATGTAATAATGAAAAATATTATTACGGATTTTATGTTCAAGATTATGAAAAACCAGAATATAAAATAAATATATCTTCTGATAAAACAGAATATTATTTAAATGATACAATAAACTTCAAAATAAATCTTGAATATTATAATGGAAATCCTGTAGGTAATGCTAAAATTGCTTTTTACATATATGCAAATAACTATCCAAATAGTCAATTAGCCTTTTCAGGGATAAATTATACAAATGAAAAAGGAGTACTAAATATACCTGTAAAAATAAATAAAAAAATAGAAGGTGATTATACTTTAAAAATTATTACTATTGATGAAAATCAAAGACAGCTTAAAGATGAATTTTCAGTAAAAGTTTACTCTGGAAACTATAAAATAACCTCAGATAAAGGTTATTATACCTCTTTACCTAATAAAGATATAACTATTTCAGGAACCGTAACTGATAGAAAAAATATTTTTCAAAACGGAACAATAAAATTATTTACTGAAGATTCTACATTAATTTCAACTGCTCAAGTTTTAAATGGAAGATATACAATAAAAGCAAATTTTAAAAAAGAAAAATATTATAATTTAAAACTTTTATATAAAAATTCAGAAAAATCATTAAATATTTACATCTCTAATAATGTTAAAGTACAAAAAAAATTAATCAATAACTTTAAAAAAATGGGAAATGAAATAACATTTGATGTTTCAAGAATAAAAGGAAATGGAGTTTTTATTTTATCAGGAAATAATTTATATGACATTAAAATTTTTAATGAAAAAAACACTTCTTATACATTTAAATTACCTAAAAATACTTTAGAAAGAAATCTTTTTTTAAATGCTATAATTTTTACAAAAAATGGAATATACAAAGATAGCAAAGAAATAGATTTAAATAAAATAAATTCATTAAAGTATAATTATACTTTAAAATTAGAAAAAAATTTATATAAACCAAAAGAAAATATAAAATTAAGTATAGATGCTGAACAGGATGGGATTTTTTTATTAAATGTAGTTGATGAATCATTGTATGCAATATCAAAGGATAACACAAGATTATTAGAATCATTATATCCAAAACTATACAGCCCTTCAATTTTAATAAATACAGGAAATTCTTATATATATTTTCCATATAGTGCAAAATACTTTGACATTGAACAATCTCATAAATTTGCATCATATAAAAAAAGTGAAGAAGTTAAGGTTAATACAAGAGAATATTTTCCAGAAACAGCTTTGTGGCTAACTGTAAAAACTAAAAATAAACATGCTGAAATTAATTTTAAGAATCCAGATACATTAACAACATGGAGAATAACTTCTTATGGAATTTCAAATGAAAAAATGCAAAAACAAAGTATAAAATATAAAACAAATCTTGATTTTTATATAAGACCAATATTACCTAATTTTGCTATAAAAGGAGATACTATAAATTTTGATATTGTTGTTTATAACTCTTTAGAAAAAGAAATAACTATTCCATATAAAAATATATCCAAAAATATTATAAATATTTATCCAGAAAGTGGACAAGTTACAGTATCAGCTAAATCAAATAAAGTTATTCATCTTCAAATGAAAGCTATAAATATTGGAAAGGAAATAATTGAATTTGATTATGATAAAGATATAGTAAAACTTCCTTTTGAAGTTAAGAGTCAAAATTTAATTAATGAAAAAATAGACCTGATAAATACTAAAAGTGGTTATTTAGTAAAAAAAGGAAGTTATTATCGAGAATTTTCAATAGATAGTTTAATAGATGACACATTAAATTATTTATCAAATTATCCTTATAGATGTAGTGAACAAACAATATCAACTTCATATCCACTTTTAATAGCCTATAAAAATGGTTATACAGTTAAAAATATGGATATTATAGCAAAACAAGCTATACAAAGACTTTATAAATATCAAGCAACTGATGGAGGATGGGGTTGGTGGAATTATGATTCATCTAATCCAGAATTAACAGCATATGTTATGGAAGGTATTTATGAATTAAATAAAAATTATTATATATCAAAAAGTGTTATTAATAAAGGATTAGAATTTTTAAAGAAACATATAAATTCAGGATATATATATTATGTTTTAAAATTATATGGAATAAATATTAATTATAAACCAATTACTATTTATGATAAAGTTTATTATGCATTTTTTAATGATACACTCTCTTATGTTTTAAATGATATTGAAGAAATTAATGATATTGCTTTTTTAAAGTATAAAGATAATAATTATTACTATTCAAATGTAGATATAAATTCTGCATTATTAAAATTACTATTAAAAAAAGATCCAAATAATCCTATTATTATGAAAATTTTTAAGTATTTAATTATGCAAAAAAAGAGTTATTCATGGTATTCAACAAAAGAAAATGCAAGAATGTTGGAGCTTTTAATTAAATTTAAAGATAATTTTAAATTTGGTAAAGAAGATATCTTTAAAAAAGCACAAGAAGATACATTAATAAAAAATAAATACATTGAAATTAAAAGTGTAGAAAACATAAATTCTAATATTAATAATGGAATTGACTTAGAAAAAAACTTGTACAAAAAAATAAATATCCCTGTTTCAAAAGATAATAAAATTCAATATGTTGATGCTTTTATAAATATAAATGAAAAAATTATTCCCACAAAAGTTGATTTTATTGAAACAAAATTTATTGTCAAAAATAATCTTATAATAATTAAAAATAATTATGAAAAAGGGGATTGGATAATAGAACCAAATTTAAAAATTGGCTATGATGGAAACTTTGTTTATATAAATAACTTAAAGTTTAAAAATATTAAAGAAATTCAAAAAACTAAAGACTATATATATCTATTAAATGATGATTTAATAGAATACAATACTCAAACAAATAAATATAAAACAATTTTAAAAAATGTTTATTCTTTTTCAATTTTAAATAATAATCCAATTGCAATTATAAAACTAAATGAAAAATTTTATGTTTACTTTAAAGATGTTTATAAAAAAATAGACAAATATTATAATATAGATACTTTAAATAATAAAATATACTTATTTAGAAATAATACATATGAATATGATTTTAAAGAAAATACATTAAAAAAATTATTTCCTGTATCAGGAGATAAAATAATAAATATTAATAAAAATTCTATAACTCTAAATAATATTAAATTTCAAGGGAATGAAAACTTTATAGGAGCTAAAAATGGGAGTTATAAAGTAACCTTTGAAAATAAAAAAATTAACTTAAAAAATGGTGATATATTAAAAATAAGTTTAAACTTAAGTAGTATTATTCCAAACTATATAAATGTAGAAGATAGATTACCGGGAAACGTGCAAATCTTAAAAAGATATCAAGAAAAAGTATTACAAGATAATAATAAATTTTATTCCTATTGGTATGATGCATGGGATTATTGGTATTCAGGCAGAGAGTTTAGAAAAGATAGAGTTTCATTCTTTTCTAATGGATATACAAATGGAAAATTTTACTATTATTTTAAGTTTATAAATTCTGGTAAAATAAAAATATTACCAGCTTTTGGTAGCACTATGTATTGGAGTGGAACTTATGGTACTTCAAAAGAGTATAATTTAGAGGTTCAATAA
- a CDS encoding carboxymuconolactone decarboxylase family protein, producing MNFDEFNKFRSEMNEKILSNGTLNTKRFFNLDGAVYKEGEIPSKYKELMGLVASMVLRCEGCIDYHIGQCIEFGVTDKEFFEAFDIALIVGGSIVIPHLREAVKYLETIRNNNKKNV from the coding sequence TTGAATTTCGATGAATTTAATAAATTCAGAAGTGAAATGAATGAAAAAATATTATCTAATGGTACACTAAACACAAAGAGGTTTTTTAACTTAGATGGAGCCGTATACAAAGAAGGAGAAATTCCTTCAAAGTATAAAGAATTAATGGGATTAGTTGCTTCAATGGTTTTAAGATGTGAAGGATGTATTGATTATCATATAGGACAATGCATAGAATTTGGAGTAACTGACAAGGAGTTTTTTGAAGCTTTTGATATTGCATTAATTGTTGGTGGATCTATTGTTATTCCTCATTTAAGAGAAGCAGTAAAATATTTAGAAACTATAAGAAATAATAATAAAAAGAATGTTTGA